The Aerococcus loyolae genome contains the following window.
ATTTATTACAAAGCGAACTTCAATTGACTGATAGTGAAGATTCTGATTTTCAACAAACGACGCTTTTTTAGTCTAGAAAGGCTACCATTATGACAGCGAATCAAGCAGAAAAACTAAAGCATATTCATCCCATTGAAGAACTCACCGATTTTGAGGCGTATTATCTGGATTGGTATAAGGACAAAATCATTGAGGATAGAGGTCCAGAGCATACCGACATTGGCAAGTGCATTTATCAATTAAAATATGTCTATACGCCCCAAATGCGCCAGCCCTACAGTGATTTACCCAAATGGCTGAAGAAAGCTTATATGGAAGAGTTAATCAAATTAGCGGATTTTGTTGTCCAAGGGCTTAAAGAAATTGACCTTGCTTTTGATTTCATTATTCCGGCTCCTTCTTTCAATCCACGGACAGCATTTAATCCTCATGGGCAAGTGAAATTTATCTATGATTTAGTCAATGTTCTCTCTGCAAAATTAAGGGTTCCCTATCATAAACGCTGTCTCTTTAAAAAAGATAACGTAACAGCTAAAGATAGTATGGTCAGCAGTGAAAACTTCGCAGCAAGCAGTATTCGACTTCCCAAAAATTTTTCCAACAACTCAAGAACTGGCTCAGCGCAACCGATTGGCTTAGTGATTGATGATCTCTTTGAAAGAGGGGACACGGCTAAGATTTCGCTGGGACTGTTAAAGGCGAAGAATCCGGGAATGCAATTTAAATTCTTATCCTGTACCAAGAATAAATACCATGGCCTAGGGAAAAAAGTTCAAGTGAAATTCTCTTCTTTCCAAGAGTTTACCGCAAAGAATGGCAGTCAATTTATTAAATTAAAAGTTGTTTCTCCTGGCGAATTTCAGGGCAAGGTAGTCCGTGTATTTTCTGATAATGCGGATTATGACATCTTTAAAGAACAGCTGGTGAGCCATCATACAAATTCCTATAATAATATATCTTCTCCAGTTGACCCGACCTTTAATATCAAGATTAAGGAAGGTAAGGCTGGCTATATCGACTTTTTTGGTCTCTTAGATAGTCCCCAAGAAGTAAGCGATCAACCCCTTGACCTTGCCCCACACTTTGATTTTAATCCTGCCCCTAATTTTGATCCTGCTCCGATCCCTGATCCCTACTTTGATTTTGACCTGCCTTTTTAGTGAAGGACAAGAGTTCGCTAGTTTGTTGATAGCGAGCTTTTTTTTATTGCTTTAGGCTCTTATTACTATAAAAGCACCGAATTTAGTATAATTAAACTGAATAAGTGAACCAAGGTGGTGGAGCTCGTGAAAGAGGATTCTAATCATTTTCAAAAACGCAGGCACTTTATCCGCTCGCTGTGGCAGAGAGACAGGTATTTCTGTCTGGCGGCGATCATCTTAGAAATTGTCTTTGTAGTGATCATGGTAGAATTTACCGTCAATCCTTCTTGGTCGATTACTTTGGTCTTTCTGTTTTTAATTTGGCTGCTCTTAACCGCTTTTGTCAATGGTTCCTTACTAGTGCGGAATGCCCCTAAAGATCACTATTGGCACCGGGTGGGCAACATCTTGATAGAAAAATCCATTGAAGCTCTTTTGGTCGGTTTAGTGGCTGCAGGAGCGATTATGATTTTAACGATGGCTAGCTAAGTAAGTTTAGTCAAAATATCATCCTGAGCGGGAAACTATCGTTAGCTTTGCCCCTCTTATATAATGAAGGAGTAAGAAGACATGAATTCAACCAAGAGGAGGGCTTTTATGACAACCGTTTATGCCAAAGATTATGATTATCCTGTTGAGAGTGGTCGCTATCAGTTAGTGATTTCCCAGTCTTGTCCCTTTGCGCAAAGAACCGATATTGTGCGCTCTTTGTTAGGTTTGGAGGAGATTATTGGAAAATCAGTCACCTCTCCTATAAAGACGGATAAGATTTGGGACTTTTCTAACCAAGAAGGTAATAAAGATGCTGTCTTAGAAGTGGAATATTTAAGTGAACTTTATCATAATACCGATCCCGATTATGAAGGACCTTATTCAGTGCCGGCCTTAGTTGACCTGACCACTAAAAAGGTGGTCAATCAAGAATCTTTAGATATTATCAAAGATTTTGCTAGTCGTTTTAAGGACTTAGGCACGAGTCAAGTGGAGGACTTATACCCGGAAGACCAACGTCAAGCGATTGACCAATGCTTTGACTGGGTGGGTGCTGACCTCATCGGAGCGCCAGCCAAGGCCCACAAAGCTAGTGACCAGGCAGAGTATGAGCAATATGCTGACCAATTTTTCGATCGTCTGGCAGAAATCGACCAAGTTTTAGCTGACCAAGATTATTTAGTAGGCGACCACTTGACCCTAGCGGATGTGGTTCTTTACACCCCTCTGGTTCGTTTTGATACTACTTATTACACGGCTTTTCAGGTCAATAAGTACCGGTTAAGTGACTTCCCACATTTATGGAGTCATTTACAGAAACTTCATCAAATCCCAGCTTTCTACCAATCGACTAACTTTCAAGCTATCAAGGAAGGCACCTATCTGGGTAAGAACGGGCGCGATTCCTTTGGTAAAGAAATCCTACCCCAAGGGCCAGTTTTAGATATGTGGGAAGTGAAATAATTTATGACCATAAGAAAATAGCGCATCTCGCTTTCATTAAAAGCGTAGATGCGCTATTTGTTTTTTACCGGCCGGCTTTGCTTATCTTTTGACTTATTAAGCAGAGAACAATGGTTATGGTAGCTGGGAGGAGCCAGGCAAAGCCGAGGTCGAAGAAGGGCAGGTAATGACTGGCCCATTGAGTAAGACTATTTCCCAGGGCGCTTTGGCTAATAAAATCAGGTGAAGCCTTGATAAAGTCTAAGCAGGCTGGGATGAAGGTCACCGCCATAGAAATTTGGTAGAGAGCGGGACTTTGCCAATGATTGGGCAGCAGACTGAGCAAGATTAACACACAAGCCAAAGGATAAAGTAACATCAATACTGGCAGGGATAGGGATAGAATCGCTTCAAAACCGATATTGGCCACCAGAAAGGCTAATAGGCAGGCGATAATGGTCCAGTGTTTTTGCTTGAGATTAAAAAAGTGAAATTTAGCAAAGGTTTCTGCTAGAGCTACCACTAAGCCAATGGCGGTCTTTAAACAAGCGACGGTAATCATAACCGCTAAGAGAACTTGTCCCGCTAAACCGAAATAGTGGCGGGTAATCAGTGACAAAGCCTGGCCACCATTTACGGATAGGGGGATAAATTGCAAGCTGTGGGTTCCGAGTAAGGCTAGGGCAATATAGATGAAAGCCATCAAGAGAATACTTAAGCTGCCTGACGTCATCACTTCTCGAGAGATTTGACGAGGTTGTTGGATGCCAAAGTCACGGATGGATTGAATAATAATAATCCCAAAGGCTAGCCCGGCTAAACTATCCATGGTGTTATAGCCTTCTAATAAACCCATGGCTAAAGGGGCTATCTGGTAGGCTGGGGTAGGATAAAGCACCTGGCGAAAGCTGCCCGTGTCAAAGAGGGCCCGGACTAGGATAACCGCCAACAAGATAAGAAAGGCTGGGGTCAAGTATTTCCCCACCCATTCAATGATCTTGGAAGAGCGTAAACTAAAGAAAAGGACCAAGAGGAAGAAGAGCGCCGAATATAAGAACAGGGCAGGAGCTTCTAAGTGGGCAGGGACAAAATCAGTGATGCCCACCTCGTAGGAAACGGTGGCTAAACGCGGTGTGGCAAAGAGTGGCCCGATAGTGAGATAGAGGGCAATGGTAAAGAAATAGGCGAAGGGGCGGTTGACCTTATTGGCAATTTGGAAGACAGATTCGGTTTCCGAAAAGCCCATAGCCGCAATGGCGAGTAAGGGTAAACCGACCGCCGTAATGTTAAAACCGGTCACGGCCAGTCCCACATTACCAGCAGCCTGTTGACCTAAAGAGACGGGGAAGATGATATTCCCGGCCCCAAAGAAAAGGCCAAATAGCATGAGAGCGATGATCAGCCGCTCTTTCCAATTTAAAGCAATTTTAGACATAGATAATTCCTCGTTTCTAACATTGAGGATTATAGCATTAAAGCCACTTGGCTGAACAGTAAGAAAGTAGAAAAATTGCGAGATAGTTGCTGTGCTTTGCTTGAAGATTAGTGCTAGTGGTGTTTGAAAATACGCAGTCATTGTCTATTTTTCTTTGAACACCTTAAACGAGGAATTGGTTTTGGGAGAAGTTATTATAGCCAAAGCCTAATTTTCATAGTACTATTATTAAAAAGTGAAAGAGGCGATTTTATGACTAAAATTATCGTTTATGCTGTGACTGCTGAAGAGAAACCTTTGGTAGAAGCCTGGGCTAGTCGTCATCAAGTTGAGGTGAAACTGGTAACAGAAGAGTTGACAGTGGACACAGTGGACTTGGCGGCAGGTTTTGACGGAGTATCGACTTCCCAAGTGCCTCGGATTGAAGAACCGATTTTTTCGCGTTTACATGACTTAGGCATTAAACAAATCGCCCAACGTTCAGCAGGTGTGGATATGTATGACTTAGACCAAGCTAAGGAAAATGGCATTATTATTACTAATGTGCCTACCTATTCTCCTGTTTCTATTGCTGAATACACCTTGGGGACAATTATTTATTTAAACCGACGTTTGAATAATATTCTGCCGCGGACCAAGGACCATAATTTCTCGCGGTCTCCTGAGGTACGCGGTCGGGTCTTGAAAGACTTAACCCTAGCGGTCATTGGGGCTGGGCATATTGGGCAAGAATTAGCCCGTATTTACTCCGGCCTAGGTGGTAAGGTTGTGGCCTATGATATTGCCCCTGACCCAGCGGCTGAAAAATACTTAAGCTTTGTTGATTCGGTCGAAGAAGCGGTAGCTCAAGCAGATATTGTCAGTCTCCATATGCCACTAACCAAGGATAATTACCATATGTTTGATGCTGACTTATTGGCCCAATGTAAGGAAGGTACCATTCTGGTTAACAATGGCCGGGGCGCTTTAGTCGATACCGATGCCTTGTTAGCTGCTATTGATTCCGGGCATATTGCTTCAGCAGCTCTTGATACCTATGAGTCTGAAGGACCTTACGTCTTCAAGGACTGGAGCGATAAAACTGTTGAAGATGAGCGATTAAAGACTTTAATCAACCATCCTAAGATTCTCTACACCCCTCACTTGGCCTACTACACCGATGACGCCATTAAGGCCCTAGTCGATGGCGGTTTAGATAGTACCCTGGAAGTCATTGAAACGGGTGACGCTAAGAATCGGGTCAATTAATCCGAATTAATCACTCACAAAATCTAGCTAAAAAACCTCTGCAGGTGAAGACTGACTTGCAGAGGTTTTTCTTTACTTACCAGTCGCTTTCATTTTAGTATAATGATGATAAGAAGATGAAGGAAAGGAGGCAACACCTATGCGCTTACTGGGTCAAGAATTCCCTAAAAAAATCTATGAACGTGGCTATCGCTATTATGCTGATGACCGGGTAGAAGATAGCTATGTCAAGGACCAAACCTACCATTTTTGGGTCAGGGGCAGCGAAAAGTATCAAGTTCAATTGAACCTGGACCCAAAAGAAGAAGTGTCAAAGATGACCTGTGACTGTCCCTATGCGGATAGTGGGAAAGCTTGTAAACACATGGCGGCAGCGGCTTTGTACTATCAATTCGGACCCTATAGTGAATATGCCATGAGTCATCATTTTCCTGAGTTGGACCGCTTGCTTTCCCAATTGCCGCGGCTAAGCTTGCTTCATTATTTTAAGCAAGTCCTCCTTGATCATCCTCAACTTGTTCATGATGTTTATGATAGCCTCCTAGCAAGAGAAGACGAAGTCGCCGATGACGAGTTAAATGTTATTCTTGATTTGTTTGATGAGGTCGATGACATTTACTATAAACATAGGCAGTCAGGCAAAATCCCTATTTTTAAGGGTTTTGCTTTAATTGAGGACTTGACCAAGTATTTGAACAACAACCTTAATGACATTCTCCACCATGGTCAGACCCTTATTGCTCTGATGTTATTAAATCATGTCATTGAAATGGTGGACCAGGTCGAATTTGAAGAGGAATTTGGCCAAGCCGCGATTGTGATCAACCTCTGCGACCAGGCTTATGGATCAATTGTGGATTATCTCAGCCAGGAAGAACGTGAAGAGGGGTTAGCCATGCTATTGGCTCTATTAAACAACCACCACAGTTTCTGGATTGACCTCCTCCTTCCTCAAGTGATTGGCCGTCATTTTGACCGTTTCCACGAACGTCAACGGCTATTGAGAACGTGTTTGTATCGTATGGAGACCTTGCAAGAGCAGTTTTCCGACCAGGACTTAGAATGGTATTTTGAGGCCCTATTTAAACTCTACCAAGAGTTAGAGCCTAGTGAGAAGGTGGTCGCCTTTGCTAGCCAACACTTAGATTACCTAGCTAGTGTTGATTATTTGCGCCACTTTGCCCTTAGCGATCAAAAGGACAGTGGGCAAGTTCCTGATAAAACGGAGAAATATCCTGTGCAAATCTTAACCGGCTACTTGAAACAAGCTGTGTCAGAAATTGAGTCTTCCAATAGTCGAGCCCAATACCAAAGCATTGCAACTTTTCTTAAGAATATGGATACCATTAGCGGGGGCCGCTTTATTCGCCACTGCTTTATCAACCAATTGAAAGAAGACTACCCTCACCGTCAAGCCTTACTAGAGGAATTTAGCCGGTCTTGGTGATGAGCTCCTTAATGCTAAGTTTGATGAGGAGCCCAGCTATAGCGATCCTTAAGAATAGGGCTTGGGAAGGCTTTATGATAAACTGATAGAAAAACTAAAGGAGCCGAAAAATTAATGAAATTTATCTCATGGAACATTGATTCTTTAAATGCTGCCTTAACCAGCGATTCCAACCGGGCCCAATTGTCACGGGAAGTCTTACGGACAATTGACCAATACGATCCTGATGTTATCGCCATTCAAGAAACTAAACTATCCGCCAAGGGGCCTACTAAAAAGCACCAAGAAGCCTTAGCCGAATGGTTTCCTGACTATAATCATGCCTGGGTTAGTTCCGTCGAACCCGCCCGCAAATCCTATGCCGGGAACATGGTTCTTTATAAAAAAGACTTCGAACCGACTATTTCCTATCCTAAAATAGGCGCCCCAGACACCATGGATTCTGAGGGGCGGATCATTACCCTCGACTTTGGGAGCTTTTACTTTACCCAAGTCTATACCCCTAATGCGGGAAATGGTTTGAAACGTTTAGATGAACGCCAAGTTTGGGACGAAAAATATGCCCAATACCTGAGCCAACTGGACCAAGAAAAACCCCTGATTGCCACGGGAGATTTTAATGTGGCCCATAAAGAAATCGACTTAGCCCATCCGGAAAACAACCATAAGTCGGCAGGTTTTACTGATGAAGAACGGTCCGGTTTTACCAAGCTCTTGGATTGTGGTTTTACCGATACCTTCCGCCATATTCATGGGGATGTAGAAGGTGTCTATAGTTGGTGGGCGCAAAGGGTCAAGACCAGCAAAATCAATAACTCCGGCTGGCGGATTGACTATTTCTTGGTCAGTGACCGGATTGCTGATGCTGTTGAAAAATCAGAAATGATTGATTCCGGCACCCGCCAAGACCATACCCCAATTTATTTAGAGATTTCTGATGAAATCAATGCAGAGGAATAGCTGGTGGCCTTCTTGTTAGGTAACGGAATAGTTAGCTGTGTATGAGATCAAATATTCCCGCACTTGCGGGGGAGCCTTCTTGACTTCAATCAAGAAGTCTTTTTGTTTAATTATTATAAGGTTACTTTTTATAATCATTCTTCTACATTCTAATTTTGGACAAAGTAAAAGCACCTAACCTTTGATTGGCTGGTGCTTGTTAGCGGATGGGTTCTAAATTTTTTGAAATTTTTCGCCATTCTTTGCTTGCTTTTATAGCTTCTTCAGGGGCTTCGTCGCTTAATTTATACATAAATCCTTCTGGATCTGGGTTAAACAACAAAATAGCATAAGGTGAAAATATATCATATAATGTATCTTCCTTTTCATATAAATTCAAATCACTCATCCCCTTTTTTTATATATTTTTCAAATCATATTCTAATATCTTCAGTTAAATTATAACTATCGTCTTTTAACATATCAACGATAGCCTTAGCATTTTCAACTTCTCTTGCTAATATTTATTTATTGCTTAAGTTTGAATAATTCATAATTGGTGTGGATTGATACCAGTGTCCTCAACTTATGAATAACCGTGCTCAATAGGATATTCATTCATCGAAAGATTAACATTTGAAGCGGATATATTTAGAACGGTCTATCTGTGGTGTATAATCAGCTTAAAACTTACAGTGTACGAAAGGAGCAAACTATGAAGAGATCTTATCCGGCCCTTTTCTATTTTGACAAAGAATTTGATGGCTACTTTATAAGCTTTCCAGATTTGAATGATGGTGCTACCCAAGGAGAAAGTATTTCAGATGCTTTATATATGGCCTCTGAATATTTAGGGATCGTTTTAGGGGATGCTTTGGAAAGTAATAAAAAAATTCCTCAGCCGTCCAATATTAATGATTTATCGCTGATTGAAAACTATCCTTTTAAAGAGGACACTGATTGGCAAGATGACTATGATATGGGGAAATCATTTATATCGATGGTGGTGACGGATGTTTCTGAGTATTTAAACCTTGATGAATTAGTTGATGTCAGCCTAAGTATCCCTCGATGGGCTGAAAGTTTGGCTATCTTAGATGAATTTGATTTATCCAAGTTACTCACTGAAGCGATCAGTGATAAACATTCTAATATATAATTTTTAGAGCATTTTGTTTAGGCGCTTAATCTATTTGGATTAGGTGCCTTTATTTAAAGTAGAGTGGTTATTCGTTTAGAAAGGGTTGAAAGCCGTGTTAGTCTATCCAGCTGTTTTTAAAAAAGAAGATCAATATATTATTGTCAAATTTCCTGATATTCCTGCGGCAATGACGCAAGGTGAGGATCTGTCACAGGCCTATGAAAAGGCTGTTGAAGTCTTAGGAGCTGCACTTGAGGACTATGATGATTATCCTAAACCGAGCCCTGTTGAAAAGGTTAGTGAAGAGTTTCCAGATAGTGAGGTTGCCCTTATTGGTGTTGACCTAATCGCTTATCGGCGTAAATATCACTCTAAAACAGTGCGCAAGACTGTTACTATACCTGAATGGCTGAATGATTTAGCGATCGCAAAACAAATTAATTTCTCTCAAACTTTAACTGAGGCACTAATAGAAAAATTAGGTGTCTAATTCCAAGACACAAAAACAGCTGCCAATAGGGGACTCCAGTATG
Protein-coding sequences here:
- a CDS encoding glutathione S-transferase C-terminal domain-containing protein, which encodes MTTVYAKDYDYPVESGRYQLVISQSCPFAQRTDIVRSLLGLEEIIGKSVTSPIKTDKIWDFSNQEGNKDAVLEVEYLSELYHNTDPDYEGPYSVPALVDLTTKKVVNQESLDIIKDFASRFKDLGTSQVEDLYPEDQRQAIDQCFDWVGADLIGAPAKAHKASDQAEYEQYADQFFDRLAEIDQVLADQDYLVGDHLTLADVVLYTPLVRFDTTYYTAFQVNKYRLSDFPHLWSHLQKLHQIPAFYQSTNFQAIKEGTYLGKNGRDSFGKEILPQGPVLDMWEVK
- the brnQ gene encoding branched-chain amino acid transport system II carrier protein — encoded protein: MSKIALNWKERLIIALMLFGLFFGAGNIIFPVSLGQQAAGNVGLAVTGFNITAVGLPLLAIAAMGFSETESVFQIANKVNRPFAYFFTIALYLTIGPLFATPRLATVSYEVGITDFVPAHLEAPALFLYSALFFLLVLFFSLRSSKIIEWVGKYLTPAFLILLAVILVRALFDTGSFRQVLYPTPAYQIAPLAMGLLEGYNTMDSLAGLAFGIIIIQSIRDFGIQQPRQISREVMTSGSLSILLMAFIYIALALLGTHSLQFIPLSVNGGQALSLITRHYFGLAGQVLLAVMITVACLKTAIGLVVALAETFAKFHFFNLKQKHWTIIACLLAFLVANIGFEAILSLSLPVLMLLYPLACVLILLSLLPNHWQSPALYQISMAVTFIPACLDFIKASPDFISQSALGNSLTQWASHYLPFFDLGFAWLLPATITIVLCLISQKISKAGR
- a CDS encoding D-2-hydroxyacid dehydrogenase, with product MTKIIVYAVTAEEKPLVEAWASRHQVEVKLVTEELTVDTVDLAAGFDGVSTSQVPRIEEPIFSRLHDLGIKQIAQRSAGVDMYDLDQAKENGIIITNVPTYSPVSIAEYTLGTIIYLNRRLNNILPRTKDHNFSRSPEVRGRVLKDLTLAVIGAGHIGQELARIYSGLGGKVVAYDIAPDPAAEKYLSFVDSVEEAVAQADIVSLHMPLTKDNYHMFDADLLAQCKEGTILVNNGRGALVDTDALLAAIDSGHIASAALDTYESEGPYVFKDWSDKTVEDERLKTLINHPKILYTPHLAYYTDDAIKALVDGGLDSTLEVIETGDAKNRVN
- a CDS encoding SWIM zinc finger family protein; translation: MRLLGQEFPKKIYERGYRYYADDRVEDSYVKDQTYHFWVRGSEKYQVQLNLDPKEEVSKMTCDCPYADSGKACKHMAAAALYYQFGPYSEYAMSHHFPELDRLLSQLPRLSLLHYFKQVLLDHPQLVHDVYDSLLAREDEVADDELNVILDLFDEVDDIYYKHRQSGKIPIFKGFALIEDLTKYLNNNLNDILHHGQTLIALMLLNHVIEMVDQVEFEEEFGQAAIVINLCDQAYGSIVDYLSQEEREEGLAMLLALLNNHHSFWIDLLLPQVIGRHFDRFHERQRLLRTCLYRMETLQEQFSDQDLEWYFEALFKLYQELEPSEKVVAFASQHLDYLASVDYLRHFALSDQKDSGQVPDKTEKYPVQILTGYLKQAVSEIESSNSRAQYQSIATFLKNMDTISGGRFIRHCFINQLKEDYPHRQALLEEFSRSW
- a CDS encoding exodeoxyribonuclease III, producing MKFISWNIDSLNAALTSDSNRAQLSREVLRTIDQYDPDVIAIQETKLSAKGPTKKHQEALAEWFPDYNHAWVSSVEPARKSYAGNMVLYKKDFEPTISYPKIGAPDTMDSEGRIITLDFGSFYFTQVYTPNAGNGLKRLDERQVWDEKYAQYLSQLDQEKPLIATGDFNVAHKEIDLAHPENNHKSAGFTDEERSGFTKLLDCGFTDTFRHIHGDVEGVYSWWAQRVKTSKINNSGWRIDYFLVSDRIADAVEKSEMIDSGTRQDHTPIYLEISDEINAEE
- a CDS encoding type II toxin-antitoxin system HicB family antitoxin produces the protein MKRSYPALFYFDKEFDGYFISFPDLNDGATQGESISDALYMASEYLGIVLGDALESNKKIPQPSNINDLSLIENYPFKEDTDWQDDYDMGKSFISMVVTDVSEYLNLDELVDVSLSIPRWAESLAILDEFDLSKLLTEAISDKHSNI
- a CDS encoding type II toxin-antitoxin system HicB family antitoxin; amino-acid sequence: MLVYPAVFKKEDQYIIVKFPDIPAAMTQGEDLSQAYEKAVEVLGAALEDYDDYPKPSPVEKVSEEFPDSEVALIGVDLIAYRRKYHSKTVRKTVTIPEWLNDLAIAKQINFSQTLTEALIEKLGV